From one Malus sylvestris chromosome 1, drMalSylv7.2, whole genome shotgun sequence genomic stretch:
- the LOC126626445 gene encoding protein CURVATURE THYLAKOID 1B, chloroplastic-like, with amino-acid sequence MASTSSTLSISSSSTLVDSKAPRHSAASSPQCVTLPTLPPPPVQSQNRAGKTTAYCRKIARNVMAMATGEAPAEVATAEPPEIVKTVQEAWEKVEDKYAVSSLAVAVAVAVWGFSGMISAIDRLPLVPGVLELVGIGYTGWFAYKNLVFKPDREALTQKIKGTYKDIIGSS; translated from the exons ATGGCCTCAACCTCCTCCACACTTTCCATCTCCTCCTCATCCACTCTAGTTGACTCCAAGGCTCCTCGCCATTCGGCTGCCTCATCACCACAATGTGTGACCCTCCCTACGCTTCCTCCACCGCCTGTTCAGTCTCAAAACCGTGCAGGGAAGACCACTGCCTATT gTCGTAAGATTGCGCGCAATGTCATGGCAATGGCGACAGGGGAAGCACCAGCAGAAGTGGCAACAGCTGAGCCCCCAGAGATTGTGAAGACAGTTCAAGAAGCT TGGGAGAAAGTGGAAGATAAATATGCAGTGTCTTCACTTGCAGTAGCTGTTGCTGTTGCAGTATGGGGCTTCAGTGGAATGATCTCG GCAATTGATAGGCTTCCTTTAGTCCCTGGTGTTCTTGAGCTTGTAGGAATTGGCTACACTGGG TGGTTTGCATACAAGAACCTTGTTTTCAAACCAGACAG AGAAGCCTTGACACAGAAGATTAAGGGCACATACAAAGATATAATCGGCAGCAGCTAG
- the LOC126614101 gene encoding secreted RxLR effector protein 161-like: MTIPLPTGEKLKKVDGSELADEGLFRKIVGSLLYLTTTRPDIMYAANLLSRFMHGPTKKHMGIAKRVLRYIQGTLSYGIEFTRDKDAVLIGFCDSDWAGSEDDSRSTSGYAFSFGSGTFSWASVKQNTVALSTAEAEYVSAAEATAQAIWLRFVLDDFGEMQTEETPLFCDNISEEQLADIFTKALPKERFNYLRMKLGVKPVSSLGEAVEN, encoded by the exons ATGACAATTCCCTTACCCACTGGTGAGAAACTGAAGAAAGTTGATGGAAGTGAGCTGGCTGATGAAGGTTTGTTTAGGAAAATTGTTGGCAGCTTGTTATATTTAACTACAACCAGGCCTGATATAATGTATGCAGCCAACTTGTTATCAAGATTCATGCATGGTCCCACGAAGAAGCACATGGGAATAGCTAAAAGAGTTCTCAGATATATTCAAGGTACTCTCAGCTATGGCATTGAGTTCACGAGGGACAAGGATGCTGTTTTGATTGGATTTTGTGACTCAGATTGGGCTGGCAGTGAAGATGACAGTAGAAGCACATCAGGGTATGCATTCAGTTTTGGTAGTGGTACATTCTCATGGGCCTCAGTCAAGCAAAACACAGTTGCATTGTCAACTGCAGAAGCTGAGTACGTCTCAGCAGCTGAGGCAACAGCTCAAGCTATCTGGCTAAGATTTGTGTTGGATGATTTTGGTGAAATGCAAACTGAAGAAACACCATTGTTTTGTGACAACAT AAGTGAAGAACAGTTGGCAGATATATTTACAAAAGCCTTGCCTAAAGAGCGATTCAATTACTTAAGGATGAAGTTAGGAGTGAAGCCAGTAAGCAGCTTAGGAGAGGCTGTTGAGAATTAA